In Fundulus heteroclitus isolate FHET01 chromosome 16, MU-UCD_Fhet_4.1, whole genome shotgun sequence, a single genomic region encodes these proteins:
- the cdc42ep4a gene encoding cdc42 effector protein 4a — translation MPILKQLVSTSSQTKRRSRMDLTREMISAPLGDFRHTMHVGRSGDAFGDTSFLSTRSGEPSPETTSFPRSPRPGLLARTFRSSKRSQSVTRVDQQNDNSLLIPGGSPAFVKNAMSLPFLNDENRGDGLVSKSLSSSPFKQHGELDGGGAAAAANLLELQEKSFGELTELPESSVHYGGGMKHAESVMSFHVDLGPSMLNEILDVMQNQEDDLGYEEGKSSEGRASPALSNHCEEEEKKDEDEGGEQQQEETEKDAAAHPAQSDDLRAEDEHPYTPEIRPKHLQHLDSCSMSSSGSAATDEKPNYQSYAGDTDSATFSAPPEEESNFSSFLEDEDDEIHV, via the coding sequence ATGCCGATCTTAAAGCAGCTAGTCTCCACCTCCTCCCAGACGAAACGTCGCTCACGTATGGACTTGACCAGGGAGATGATCAGTGCTCCCCTCGGTGATTTCCGTCACACCATGCACGTGGGTCGCAGCGGGGACGCCTTCGGAGACACGTCCTTTCTGAGCACGCGCTCCGGGGAACCTTCCCCCGAGACGACATCCTTTCCCCGCTCACCGCGGCCTGGCCTTTTGGCGCGCACCTTCAGGAGCAGCAAGCGCTCGCAGTCGGTGACCAGAGTGGACCAACAGAACGACAACAGCCTGCTGATTCCCGGAGGCTCGCCAGCCTTTGTTAAAAACGCCATGTCTCTGCCTTTTCTCAACGACGAGAACCGAGGGGACGGGCTCGTGTCAAAGAGCTTGTCTTCCAGCCCGTTTAAGCAGCACGGGGAGCTGGACGGCGGGGGCGCCGCCGCAGCAGCGAACCTACTGgagctgcaggagaaaagctTTGGGGAGCTGACGGAGCTGCCGGAGAGCTCTGTTCACTATGGAGGTGGAATGAAGCACGCAGAGTCCGTCATGTCCTTCCACGTTGACTTGGGACCTTCCATGCTGAACGAAATCTTGGATGTGATGCAAAATCAGGAAGATGACCTTGGCTACGAGGAAGGCAAGAGCAGCGAGGGCCGTGCCTCGCCAGCGCTGAGCAACCACtgcgaggaagaggagaagaaggacGAGGATGAAGgtggagagcagcagcaggaggagacagAAAAGGATGCAGCAGCGCACCCGGCCCAATCTGATGACCTGAGGGCCGAAGACGAGCATCCGTACACGCCGGAGATACGTCCCAAACACCTGCAGCATCTGGACAGCTGCTCCATGTCGAGCTCCGGCTCCGCGGCAACGGACGAGAAGCCAAACTACCAGAGCTACGCAGGGGACACAGACAGCGCCACCTTCAGTGCACCGCCCGAGGAGGAGAGCAACTTCTCCTCTTTCTTGGAGGATGAAGACGACGAGATCCACGTTTAA